From Diceros bicornis minor isolate mBicDic1 chromosome 17, mDicBic1.mat.cur, whole genome shotgun sequence, the proteins below share one genomic window:
- the LOC131415566 gene encoding ethanolamine kinase 1-like, producing the protein MLRGRRRSSADERNFPREEPGVGSAAVQTGSARVPLQPFSYRSPVSLNAPCPPARAPRDGRIHQPVGARRSRGRRRRRRCDSLCRRVG; encoded by the coding sequence ATGCTCCGCGGCCGCCGGCGGTCGAGCGCAGACGAGAGGAATTTTCCCCGTGAGGAGCCCGGGGTCGGTTCAGCTGCTGTGCAGACCGGGTCGGCGAGAGTGCCCCTCCAGCCGTTCTCCTACCGCTCGCCTGTCAGTCTGAACGCCCCCTGCCCTCCCGCGAGGGCGCCCCGGGACGGAAGGATCCACCAGCCTGTCGGCGCCCGCCGTTCTCGTGGTCGCCGTCGCCGTCGTCGTTGTGATAGTCTCTGCCGTCGCGTGGGC